Within the Emticicia oligotrophica DSM 17448 genome, the region CGTAGCTCGTTTTAATACACGTAAAGATGCCGAAGATAAATGGTTAATTACAGACCAAAATGAATTATTTAACCAGCTAAAAGAAACGGCTCCGCCACTAGAAATATACGATTGGTTTATGAATTTTGCTGAGACTACCCATGAATTGAGTGAGGTGGCCAAGCCTTCATACGAGCGATTAATAATAAAGGTGGCTACATTCTTAGAAAGAAGTAAGCTTTTAGATGAAGCTCTTCAAGTTTATCGACTTACAGAACAAGTCCCTTCCCGAGAAAGACAAGTTCGTACTTTACAAAAGTTAAATCATATTGATGAAGCTTTTTCGATGTGTCAACAAATGATTGAATATCCGAAGAATGCCGATGAAAAATTTTATGCAATTGATTTTTTGAATAAACTCAACACAAAAAAGAAAACTAAAAAAAGTACAACTTCTTGGTTGCATCAGGCAGAGTCTATTACCATTTCGCGTGAGTTTAGGCACCAAGTTGAAATGGGAGTAGTTGATTATTACCAACAAGAGGGTAAATTGGCGGTTTTTTCTGAGAATCATCTTTGGCGTGCTATTTTTGGATTAGTTTTTTGGGATATTGTTTTTGACCCGAGTTTGGTGGCGTTTCACCACCCATTCCAAAGACGCCCATCCGATTTATATTTACCTGATTTTTATGAAAAACGTAAAGACATTATACTCAATCACTTAGATTCGTTTAGTGATGTACAAGATTTATTGGTTTATATGGGCGAACGATATGAATCAAAAAATGGCATTGCAAACCCTTTTGTAGTTTGGATAGATGAAATTTGGTTACTTGTACGGAAAGCGGTAGAATTGATAGAATTTGAAGCATTGAAGAATATTCTTCACGAAATGTCGAAAAATTTAGTAGAAAATCTGCGTGGGTTTCCTGATTTATTTATTTGGGATAACGATAGCTATTGTTTTGTAGAAGTAAAATCACCTACCGATAATCTTTCAAACCAACAGCTTTCATGGTTACAGTATTTTGAAAACATTGGTGTACATGCAAAGGTACTACGTGTTTATTGGAAAGAGAGTAATACAGATGTAGATATAGAGGCTATAAAATAAGAAAACGCAAAAGTGAATACTTTTACGTTTTGTGAAATACAGGTTGTTTTGGGAGTTTTCTTTTTTTAAGTTTACTTTTTGGATACGAAAAACTCAATAGCAATTATTCTGTAACTTTTAATGTCTTTGATGCACTAAAAGCTGGTATATAGTGTTCAGCCAATGTGATTGTTTTTTTCTCTTTTATTAATTGTACTTTTTTGGTAGCCCTCTTTTTTTGAAAAAAGGCTCCGAAGCCCTTAAAAGTAATTTTTTTTTGCTTATGAACTTCTTCTTTAATAACTTCAAATAATGAATCAATAATTAAAGTTGTTTCTTCAAAACTAATACTGGTTTTATTTGAAATTTCTCGGATTAGTTCTGCTTTGTTCATTTATTAAAGGTATCAAAATATATGCAACAAATATTTTTTTTACTTATATAAAGAAATTATTTGTCAAAATTAAGGATTGCACTATATTTGGACAAATCCAAATTTTAATAGTTTACAGAATGACCTATTTTGTAGATTAACATACGCCATTTGTACATGAAAACTAATTAAGTAACCTGCCTATTATTGTAAATAAAGAATGAAGATTAATACTTTAGTTGTAGATGATAATCCTGATTGGCAAACTATTCTCTCGAAGTTTGTCCAGATGAATCCTAACTTAGAGCTAGTGGGTGTTTGCAGTTCAGCTATGGAAGCTTATGGGAAAATGGCCGAAGTGGAAGTAGACTTACTAATTTGCGATATTGAGATGCCTGACATGACAGGTTTGGCATTAGTAAAAAGTATTCGAATTCCTCCCTTGGTAATTTTCGTAACTGCTCACCCTAATTATGCCTTAGACTGTTATGAAGTATCTCCAATTGACTTTTTATTAAAGCCAATAGATCTTGAACGTTTCATTCGAAGTATAGAAAGAGTTAAAGTAAGGATGATTCATCCGCCCGAATCTGCGAATGCTGAGCCTTATTTTTTTATCCGTGAAAATCTAAACTACGTGCAGATAGAATACCGCGAAGTGCTTTATATGAAATCCCAAGAAAACTTTTTGCAGATTGTTACAACAAGTAAATCATTTTTACCTATACTTTCTATTGCAAAAATGGAAGAACAACTCAAGGGGGATAGATTTCTTAGAGTGCATCGGTCGTATATTGTAAATCGTTCAGCTATTAATCTCATCACAAAAAGTGAGCTGATTTTAGTTGATGGAACAATTATTCCAATTGGAGAGCAATATCGTATGCAAGTAACACGGAAACATATTGAAGGAAAATTGATAAGTAGGACAAATTGATAGACTTTAGATTTTAGATGAAGAACTTTCGAGTTGTTTTCCTATTGTTGTATCTAGTTCATTTTTCTGCAAAAGCAGATGATATTCTTTACCTTAAGCAAAGACTTTCACAAAAAATTGCCGATACAACTAAGTGCCAATTATTGTATGACTTGGGGATGAAGTATGAATACCAAAATCCTGATTCTGCTATTTTTTTCGTAAACCAATCCTATTCTTTAGCAAAAAAAATTAAGAATTTGTATTTTGTTGCTCAGGCGATGTATGGCCTAGGATATATTAATATATATTATGTAAAAGATGATAAAGTTGCTTTAGAATGGCTTACAAAGGGTATTGATGCCGCAAAGGCTTGTAATTCTTATTTGTATTTAGCTAGGTGCTATCAACTAACTGGAATCATTGCTGGACATCAAAATACGGGTAATCCCGGTGAATTGTATCAAAAAGCATTAGAGTACGCCAGTAAGTCGAATGATTGGAAGATACAACACGATATTAGAGCTATATTATTTAATTTTTTAGTAGGGAAGAAAGAATTTGCCAAGGGTGAGGTTTATTTAAGGGAGGCATTGGAAATATCTAGGAAAAATGATATTGACCAATGGTTTTCTGGAGTTTTAGACTACTGTGATTTACTCGAGTCTCAGAAAAGAATGAAAGAAGCGAATAGCTTCTATAAAAAACTTTCAGATGCACGACCACTCTTAAAAAAGACCAAAGGGTTATTTGTTTACATGAATGATGTTGGTCGTTTTGAGACAAAATTAAAAAGGTATAAAGAAGCTGAACAGACTTTTAAAGAATGTCTTAGAATTGAAATTAATAAACCCAAAATAGATACCTTTCATTTATTTTTTCTTGTAAAAAATTTGCAAGGCCTATATGAGAAGAAAGGTCAGTTTAAAGAGGCTAACGAAGCCTCTAAACAACTAACTGAAATTCTTTTATGGTTGAGAGATAAAAGGCAGACACAAGATGGGAAAGTTCAATTAACCAAGTTGAAGGCTGCAATGGATTTGGAAAAGAAAGAAAGTGAAATTGCCATTTTAGAAATAGAGAAAAGACAACAGCTCATAATAATGTTGGCTATTTCTTTGATTTTAATCATTTTCATTAGTTTTGCTGTATTTCTCCAGAAAAAACGACAGGAAATTAATGCTCAAAAAGAAGCCTTAGCTGCACTTAATGCTACTAAAAATAAACTATTAGCAATCCTTTCGCACGATTTACGCTCACCATTAGCAAGCCTCAAAAATTACTTGATGCTTATCAACTGGGGAGCATTAACTCAGGAAGAGTTTTCGGAATCTGTAAATAGGCTTAATATACAACTTAGTAATGTAAATAATTTACTTGATAATGTATTAAATTGGACAATCACACAAATGGACGCAATA harbors:
- a CDS encoding VRR-NUC domain-containing protein, translated to MIQNELPPKYYLEYFNYVLDFVQEKYRHILNENEWRFLRKYYCLSEDAQCLFIRFTNRRGLFFRINKLSYAELTDIPALLNELLEREFIENLKASKHETFSKEILGILNAKELVSQFTDLSKEQKKLKKDELVEAILQTFPFEFIVEKLNALEPIIKVCFEFETTFMKFLFFGNRYLDMTEFVVRDMGLIQYESHDDDKLVARFNTRKDAEDKWLITDQNELFNQLKETAPPLEIYDWFMNFAETTHELSEVAKPSYERLIIKVATFLERSKLLDEALQVYRLTEQVPSRERQVRTLQKLNHIDEAFSMCQQMIEYPKNADEKFYAIDFLNKLNTKKKTKKSTTSWLHQAESITISREFRHQVEMGVVDYYQQEGKLAVFSENHLWRAIFGLVFWDIVFDPSLVAFHHPFQRRPSDLYLPDFYEKRKDIILNHLDSFSDVQDLLVYMGERYESKNGIANPFVVWIDEIWLLVRKAVELIEFEALKNILHEMSKNLVENLRGFPDLFIWDNDSYCFVEVKSPTDNLSNQQLSWLQYFENIGVHAKVLRVYWKESNTDVDIEAIK
- a CDS encoding HU family DNA-binding protein encodes the protein MNKAELIREISNKTSISFEETTLIIDSLFEVIKEEVHKQKKITFKGFGAFFQKKRATKKVQLIKEKKTITLAEHYIPAFSASKTLKVTE
- a CDS encoding LytR/AlgR family response regulator transcription factor; this encodes MKINTLVVDDNPDWQTILSKFVQMNPNLELVGVCSSAMEAYGKMAEVEVDLLICDIEMPDMTGLALVKSIRIPPLVIFVTAHPNYALDCYEVSPIDFLLKPIDLERFIRSIERVKVRMIHPPESANAEPYFFIRENLNYVQIEYREVLYMKSQENFLQIVTTSKSFLPILSIAKMEEQLKGDRFLRVHRSYIVNRSAINLITKSELILVDGTIIPIGEQYRMQVTRKHIEGKLISRTN
- a CDS encoding sensor histidine kinase, which encodes MKNFRVVFLLLYLVHFSAKADDILYLKQRLSQKIADTTKCQLLYDLGMKYEYQNPDSAIFFVNQSYSLAKKIKNLYFVAQAMYGLGYINIYYVKDDKVALEWLTKGIDAAKACNSYLYLARCYQLTGIIAGHQNTGNPGELYQKALEYASKSNDWKIQHDIRAILFNFLVGKKEFAKGEVYLREALEISRKNDIDQWFSGVLDYCDLLESQKRMKEANSFYKKLSDARPLLKKTKGLFVYMNDVGRFETKLKRYKEAEQTFKECLRIEINKPKIDTFHLFFLVKNLQGLYEKKGQFKEANEASKQLTEILLWLRDKRQTQDGKVQLTKLKAAMDLEKKESEIAILEIEKRQQLIIMLAISLILIIFISFAVFLQKKRQEINAQKEALAALNATKNKLLAILSHDLRSPLASLKNYLMLINWGALTQEEFSESVNRLNIQLSNVNNLLDNVLNWTITQMDAIKPQIGAVKLSEIIETKIQVFYPLLEAKHIAVHNRIPEYAEILFDSNHLRIVIRNLLQNALKFTKENGIIRFEFSEVGHEAIIKVTDNGVGIPKEKLLKLFELNQSDSTLGTAREQGTGLGLVLVKELIERNNGTIRVESEVDKGTTIIITCFAA